In Astatotilapia calliptera chromosome 20, fAstCal1.2, whole genome shotgun sequence, one genomic interval encodes:
- the dclre1b gene encoding 5' exonuclease Apollo, with product MPANGKVIPHTPLAVDFWHVRKCPGTRLFFLSHMHSDHTTGLTSTWSNRPIYCSPTTATLLKLKLQVKEQWIHPLEVGEPYLLPLDDIGKERLTVTLIDANHCPGAVMFLFEGYFGSILYTGDFRYTPSMLREPCLRTYATIDVLYLDNTNCDPNRTLPSRQRATQQIKEIIRSHPSHNVIIGLYSLGKESLLLELAMEFKTWIEVSFERMETLKALELPDVFTTEPGAGRIRAVDQSEICASALHQWNKEQPTLAILPTSRPLISFHPYVHVVPYSDHSSYQELEDFVSALKPTCLIPIVGKCVPGSLSALLPHKKRHEILVPESVRHYMSREPERQLCSSAYTSLRRKHFHPLVPKGVVFESPVRGSGKSCEEAWEAECVEQDGSGEETETESSEKDSDCILLDLSKELTPSRNGRGAGDVWNLNIVQTVTEERAREGSTPLSEIAPSRFSPVEILANTNACLKPSVTTTLSLETSAKIINNQHSECENNHTLPIENTMSQHCGIDQNDSVTLFQNSPDNDSCASSSPLALLNYAYIEELENRLLKNLPFSEEDFKSCGLLQKGFVQQFTPSPLQYSKDNDLSD from the exons ATGCCCGCAAACGGGAAAGTCATTCCCCACACGCCGCTGGCCGTGGACTTCTGGCATGTGCGGAAGTGTCCGGGTACCCGGCTGTTTTTCCTGTCCCACATGCACAGCGACCACACGACAGGTTTGACGTCCACGTGGAGCAATCGCCCCATCTACTGCTCACCTACAACCGCCACTTTGTTGAAACTCAAGCTGCAG GTGAAAGAACAGTGGATCCATCCTTTAGAAGTGGGTGAGCCATACCTACTCCCACTGGATGATATTGGCAAGGAGAGGCTCACGGTCACACTGATAGATGCCAACCACTGTCCAGGGGCTGTCATGTTTCTATTCGAAGGCTACTTTGGCTCCATTCTATACACTG GCGACTTTAGATACACTCCTTCAATGCTGCGTGAGCCATGCTTACGGACCTACGCCACTATAGATGTGCTGTACCTGGACAACACTAACTGTGACCCTAACCGTACCCTGCCATCAAGACAGCGAGCCACTCAACAGATTAAGGAGATTATTCGCAGCCACCCCAGCCACAATGTTATCATAG GCCTTTATTCCTTAGGTAAAGAGTCCCTGCTATTGGAGCTGGCGATGGAATTTAAAACCTGGATTGAGGTGAGCTTTGAGAGAATGGAGACCCTTAAAGCTCTGGAGCTGCCTGATGTCTTCACTACTGAGCCAGGGGCCGGCCGTATCAGAGCTGTGGACCAGTCAGAGATTTGTGCCTCTGCTTTGCACCAGTGGAACAAAGAACAACCAACTTTGGCCATCTTGCCCACCAGCAGGCCGCTGATCTCTTTCCACCCTTATGTCCATGTAGTACCCTATTCAGATCACTCCTCCTACCAAGAGCTGGAGGATTTTGTCTCAGCACTTAAACCTACCTGCCTTATACCCATTGTAGGAAAATGTGTACCTGGAAGTCTTTCTGCCTTACTCCCGCACAAAAAACGCCATGAAATCCTGGTACCAGAGTCAGTCCGACACTACATGTCGAGAGAGCCAGAGAGGCAACTCTGCTCATCAGCATACACTAGCCTTCGCCGCAAACACTTCCATCCTCTTGTTCCTAAAGGAGTGGTGTTTGAGTCTCCTGTAAGGGGATCTGGGAAGTCATGTGAAGAAGCCTGGGAGGCAGAGTGTGTGGAGCAGGATGGATCTGGGgaagagacagaaacagaaagtagTGAAAAGGACTCTGACTGTATTCTCCTGGACCTGAGCAAAGAGCTCACCCCCAGCAGAAATGGAAGAGGGGCTGGAGATGTGTGGAACCTCAACATCGTCCAGACAGTCACAGAAGAAAGAGCGAGGGAAGGGTCAACGCCACTGAGCGAAATCGCACCGAGCCGCTTCTCTCCAGTGGAGATTCTGGCAAACACCAATGCCTGCTTGAAGCCCAGTGTTACCACAACGTTGTCTTTAGAAACAAGTGCCAAAATAATCAATAACCAGCACAGTGAGTGTGAGAACAACCACACATTGCCAATTGAGAATACCATGAGTCAGCACTGCGGGATTGATCAGAACGACAGCGTGACATTATTTCAGAACAGCCCTGATAATGATTCCTGTGCTTCATCCAGCCCACTGGCTTTGCTGAACTATGCATATATAGAGGAGCTTGAAAACAGACTTTTAAAGAACCTCCCCTTCTCAGAGGAGGACTTTAAGAGCTGCGGCCTCCTGCAGAAAGGTTTTGTGCAGCAGTTTACCCCTTCACCTTTACAGTATTCAAAAGACAATGACCTCTCagactga